A window of the Cystobacter fuscus genome harbors these coding sequences:
- a CDS encoding ExbD/TolR family protein, translating into MSARRKGAGLVPEMNVTPLVDVVLVLLIIFMVVTPQLEAGAAVDLPAAANVDKGEENSLTPTTVSLTAQGALFLDKHEVPRAQLVEKLRGVIEKDPQARVVLKADRAVRYAEVRNVFKTLQDAGFPGISLQVIDLKK; encoded by the coding sequence ATGTCCGCCCGGCGTAAGGGCGCCGGGCTCGTGCCCGAGATGAACGTGACACCCCTGGTGGACGTGGTGCTCGTCCTCCTCATCATCTTCATGGTCGTCACTCCCCAGCTCGAGGCCGGCGCGGCGGTGGACCTGCCCGCGGCGGCCAACGTGGACAAGGGCGAGGAGAACTCGCTGACGCCCACCACGGTGAGCCTCACCGCCCAGGGCGCGCTCTTCCTCGACAAGCACGAAGTGCCGCGGGCCCAGCTCGTCGAGAAGCTGCGCGGTGTGATCGAGAAGGATCCCCAGGCGCGCGTGGTGCTCAAGGCCGACCGCGCCGTGCGCTACGCCGAGGTGCGCAACGTCTTCAAGACGCTGCAGGACGCGGGCTTCCCCGGCATCTCGCTGCAGGTCATCGACCTCAAGAAATAG
- a CDS encoding TonB-dependent receptor, producing the protein MLSFHPDILRAPLMALLLMASPVLAQAPIPEGAVTPPPTTDVLPNQTAPVEAAPAEPAPAAEEPAAQVADEAMDESMDEASTTPPAGFTGVYGQVTDAQTKETLIEATVKVVSGAQKSVLTDVDGNYQLALPPGTYDLRVFYDVYEGRRVTGVRVEAGKATKLDVQLSADAAAVQEVVVEASSDRRAESALLQERKKAVTVSDAISSQEIARTPDSSASDAVKRVVSATVVDGRFVLLRGLGGRYATTLLNGALLPSPEPDEPSVPLDLFPTTLLANLNVVKSYTADLPGTFGGGTLLIETNTYPSKFEFKPRLTLSGDSISTFRPRNTQPGSFLETLGFTGPGRQLPASVPRDQRLGSSVDTWKSFSNVWSARQSTALPNLGLGASVGDTLRFGNQRLGYLAAVNYGHREGVRLAQYARAVNTLDQVEERDGSQTQLGTEGANLSALASAGYQFNRDNELTLFSLYTRGTDISSFTSRGVNNERSETYEGTRLQFISRVLSFNQVRGFHRLNGLGDAEIDWQANFSRVDRDEPDTRDTLYADDLGSPSGKYSFPNQPNSGERFNVILGENSTGGSASLTVPLSAVRLKAGGLAQVSFRDFSNRRFRYQLTDEPVDASLPPETLFGPDILGTGIRMRETTRPDDAYDAYLGIFAGYLTAEAKPVEPLRLVGGVRLENSRQQLTAHSPFDTTPTVSSEANYLDVLPSFNAIYALTPEVNLRAGYSYTLARPTFRELAPFLFYDFARRRNVSGNPNLVETRIHNVDARAEWFLGENEVLAASAFYKQFRDPIERVINNPQAGDLGFENADGATSYGLELEARASLGRITPVLANFRAAANLTLIQSNIILTDPIKLGSQTNSRRPMQGQSPYVVNLNLGYDRPESGTEVALLYNVYGPRISEVGVQGLPDVYEQPFHRVDLTVSQKLGASTQLKLTGSNLLNSAVRIQQGGVSVVNYRPGIAFSASLGWAL; encoded by the coding sequence GTGTTGTCTTTCCATCCCGACATCCTCCGCGCCCCCTTGATGGCGCTGCTCTTGATGGCCTCGCCCGTGCTGGCGCAGGCCCCGATTCCCGAGGGGGCCGTGACGCCCCCGCCCACCACCGACGTCCTGCCCAACCAGACCGCCCCCGTGGAAGCGGCCCCCGCCGAGCCGGCCCCGGCCGCCGAGGAGCCCGCGGCGCAGGTGGCCGATGAGGCCATGGACGAGTCGATGGATGAGGCCTCGACCACGCCCCCGGCGGGCTTCACCGGTGTCTACGGCCAGGTCACCGACGCGCAGACGAAGGAGACCCTCATCGAGGCCACGGTGAAGGTGGTCTCGGGCGCGCAGAAGAGCGTGCTCACCGACGTGGACGGCAACTATCAGCTCGCGCTGCCTCCCGGGACGTATGACCTGCGCGTCTTCTACGACGTCTACGAGGGCCGCCGTGTCACGGGCGTGCGCGTGGAGGCGGGCAAGGCCACGAAGCTGGACGTGCAGCTGAGCGCCGACGCCGCCGCCGTGCAGGAAGTGGTCGTCGAGGCCAGCTCGGACCGCCGCGCCGAGAGCGCGCTCCTGCAGGAGCGCAAGAAGGCCGTCACGGTATCGGACGCCATCAGCTCGCAGGAGATCGCCCGCACGCCGGACTCGAGCGCCTCGGACGCGGTCAAGCGTGTGGTGAGCGCCACGGTGGTGGATGGCCGCTTCGTGCTCCTGCGTGGACTCGGTGGCCGCTACGCGACGACGCTGCTCAACGGCGCGCTGCTGCCCAGCCCCGAGCCGGATGAGCCCTCGGTGCCGTTGGACCTCTTCCCCACGACGCTGCTGGCCAACCTCAACGTGGTGAAGAGCTACACCGCGGACCTGCCCGGCACCTTCGGCGGCGGTACGCTGCTCATCGAGACCAACACCTACCCGAGCAAGTTCGAGTTCAAGCCCCGCCTCACCCTGTCCGGCGACAGCATCTCCACCTTCCGCCCGCGCAACACCCAGCCGGGCAGCTTCCTGGAGACGCTGGGCTTCACGGGCCCCGGGCGCCAGTTGCCCGCGAGCGTGCCGCGTGACCAGCGGCTGGGCTCGTCGGTGGACACCTGGAAGAGCTTCTCCAACGTCTGGTCCGCGCGCCAGAGCACCGCGCTGCCCAACCTGGGCCTGGGCGCGTCCGTGGGCGACACGCTGCGCTTCGGCAACCAGCGCCTGGGCTACCTGGCGGCCGTCAACTACGGACACCGCGAGGGCGTGCGCCTGGCCCAGTACGCCCGCGCCGTCAACACGCTGGACCAGGTCGAGGAGCGCGATGGCTCCCAGACCCAGCTCGGCACCGAGGGCGCCAACCTCAGCGCGCTCGCGAGCGCCGGCTACCAGTTCAACCGCGACAACGAGCTGACCCTCTTCAGCCTCTACACGCGCGGCACGGACATCTCCAGCTTCACCTCGCGCGGCGTGAACAACGAGCGCTCGGAGACCTACGAGGGCACCCGCCTGCAATTCATCTCGCGCGTGCTCTCCTTCAACCAGGTGCGCGGCTTCCACCGTCTGAATGGACTGGGCGACGCGGAGATCGACTGGCAGGCCAACTTCAGCCGCGTGGATCGTGACGAGCCGGACACGCGTGACACCCTCTACGCCGACGACCTGGGCAGCCCCAGCGGCAAGTACTCCTTCCCCAACCAGCCCAACAGCGGCGAGCGCTTCAACGTCATCCTGGGAGAGAACTCCACTGGCGGCAGCGCGAGCCTCACCGTGCCCCTGTCCGCGGTGCGCCTGAAGGCGGGCGGCCTCGCCCAGGTGTCCTTCCGCGACTTCTCCAACCGCCGCTTCCGCTACCAGCTCACCGACGAGCCGGTGGACGCCTCGCTTCCGCCCGAGACGCTCTTCGGCCCCGACATCCTGGGCACGGGCATCCGCATGCGCGAGACCACCCGCCCGGATGACGCCTACGACGCCTACCTCGGCATCTTCGCCGGCTACCTGACGGCGGAGGCCAAGCCCGTGGAGCCCCTGCGCCTGGTGGGCGGCGTGCGCCTGGAGAACTCGCGGCAGCAGCTCACCGCGCACAGCCCCTTCGACACCACTCCCACGGTGAGCAGCGAGGCGAACTACCTGGACGTGCTGCCCTCCTTCAACGCCATCTACGCGCTCACCCCCGAGGTGAACCTGCGCGCTGGCTACAGCTACACGCTCGCGCGGCCCACGTTCCGCGAGCTGGCGCCCTTCCTCTTCTACGACTTCGCGCGCCGGCGCAACGTGTCCGGCAACCCCAACCTGGTGGAGACGCGCATCCACAACGTCGATGCCCGCGCGGAGTGGTTCCTCGGGGAGAACGAGGTGCTGGCCGCCAGCGCCTTCTACAAGCAGTTCCGCGACCCCATCGAGCGCGTCATCAACAACCCCCAGGCCGGAGACCTCGGCTTCGAGAACGCCGACGGGGCCACCAGCTATGGCCTGGAGTTGGAGGCGCGCGCCTCGCTCGGCCGCATCACCCCCGTGCTCGCCAACTTCCGCGCCGCCGCCAACCTCACGCTCATCCAGTCCAACATCATCCTGACGGACCCCATCAAGCTGGGTTCCCAGACGAACAGCCGCCGGCCGATGCAGGGCCAGTCGCCCTACGTCGTCAACCTCAACCTCGGCTACGACCGGCCCGAGAGCGGCACCGAGGTGGCCTTGCTCTACAACGTGTACGGCCCGCGCATCAGCGAGGTGGGCGTGCAGGGACTGCCCGACGTCTACGAGCAGCCCTTCCACCGCGTGGACCTCACCGTGAGCCAGAAGCTGGGCGCGAGCACGCAGCTCAAGCTCACCGGCTCCAACCTCCTCAACTCCGCCGTGCGCATCCAGCAGGGCGGCGTCTCCGTCGTCAACTACCGCCCGGGCATCGCCTTCTCCGCGTCACTCGGCTGGGCGCTCTAG
- a CDS encoding MotA/TolQ/ExbB proton channel family protein: MNFNLIDIYHHMGLFARCIAYTLVAFALASLIVFFERLFFLFRTKGADRAFIAKGGRMLESQQHEAFVVEASKARASSLAKLLGGGVKTYLVRKEAPQGNLGAVELTRRELERIYERVGADVRRGMSVLASVGSVAPFVGLLGTVVGIIESFAGIAKTGSGGLGAVSAGISEALVVTALGLLVAIPAVLMFNLLSTRADALVLSLDLARREFMDHLEDMHSTGGTKAARGEGAMALDVERAALREGHDVRPA, translated from the coding sequence ATGAATTTCAATCTGATCGACATCTACCACCACATGGGCCTGTTCGCCCGGTGCATCGCCTACACGCTCGTCGCGTTCGCGCTGGCCTCGCTCATCGTGTTCTTCGAGCGGCTCTTCTTCCTCTTCCGCACCAAGGGCGCGGATCGCGCGTTCATCGCCAAGGGCGGCCGGATGCTCGAGTCGCAGCAGCACGAGGCGTTCGTCGTCGAGGCCTCCAAGGCGCGCGCGAGCAGCCTGGCGAAGCTGCTGGGTGGCGGGGTGAAGACGTACCTGGTGCGCAAGGAGGCGCCCCAGGGCAACCTCGGCGCGGTGGAGCTCACCCGGCGCGAGCTGGAGCGCATCTACGAGCGCGTGGGCGCGGACGTGCGCCGCGGCATGAGCGTGCTCGCGTCGGTGGGCTCGGTGGCCCCGTTCGTCGGACTGCTCGGCACGGTGGTGGGCATCATCGAGTCCTTCGCCGGCATCGCCAAGACGGGCTCGGGCGGCCTGGGCGCGGTGTCCGCGGGCATCTCCGAGGCGCTCGTCGTCACGGCGCTCGGCCTGCTGGTGGCCATCCCCGCGGTGTTGATGTTCAACCTGCTGTCCACCCGCGCCGACGCGCTCGTGCTGTCGCTGGATCTGGCGCGCCGCGAGTTCATGGATCACCTGGAGGACATGCACTCCACGGGTGGCACCAAGGCCGCTCGGGGCGAGGGTGCCATGGCCCTGGACGTGGAGCGCGCGGCACTCCGGGAGGGTCACGATGTCCGCCCGGCGTAA
- a CDS encoding ExbD/TolR family protein, whose translation MAFDLGGGKGGIRPAMNVTPLVDVVLVLLIIFMVVTPLMTKQMTMDVPGKSDEKIETPPPPGALPPLVLTLTRSGALRINRDEVPRDQLVIRLQRMLNARPDKIVFFDAENDVPYGSAMDVLDLARGGNITVAVAPDAVAEPAAP comes from the coding sequence ATGGCTTTCGACCTCGGTGGTGGCAAGGGCGGCATCCGCCCCGCCATGAACGTGACGCCCCTGGTGGACGTGGTGCTCGTGCTCCTCATCATCTTCATGGTCGTCACCCCGCTGATGACCAAGCAGATGACCATGGACGTGCCCGGCAAGTCGGACGAGAAGATCGAGACGCCGCCTCCTCCGGGCGCGCTGCCTCCGCTGGTGCTCACGCTCACCAGGAGTGGCGCGCTGCGCATCAACCGCGACGAGGTGCCGCGCGACCAGCTCGTGATCCGGCTGCAGCGCATGCTCAACGCCCGTCCGGACAAGATCGTCTTCTTCGACGCGGAGAACGACGTGCCCTACGGCAGCGCCATGGACGTGTTGGACCTCGCGCGCGGCGGCAACATCACCGTCGCCGTCGCCCCGGACGCCGTCGCGGAGCCCGCCGCTCCGTGA
- a CDS encoding AAA family ATPase — protein sequence MKPGEPTRVGLDDARDIPTLAMPYGLVPLTQASAGVRRVVSLGYLLVWAWEEHLRATKVLGEAPTDHIVLLIDEVEAHLHPRWQRLILPSLLKVVQSLRPDVKVQIIAVTHSPLVLASMEPLFDTDEDALFMFDLVGSEVKVSKADWRPRGDANAWLTSEVFDLKEPRSVEAERAITEARAALKNSQLPIEEVKRIHNDLYRLLKDTDPFWPRWLARAEAAGIDP from the coding sequence TTGAAGCCCGGTGAACCCACTCGCGTGGGGCTCGACGACGCGCGGGATATTCCGACCCTGGCTATGCCCTATGGCCTCGTCCCACTTACCCAAGCCTCTGCAGGTGTCCGGCGCGTCGTCAGTCTGGGCTATCTCCTGGTCTGGGCGTGGGAGGAACATCTGCGTGCCACGAAGGTGCTTGGCGAGGCACCGACGGATCACATCGTCCTCCTCATCGATGAGGTGGAGGCACATCTGCATCCGCGCTGGCAACGGCTCATCCTCCCCTCGCTGTTGAAGGTGGTTCAGTCGCTTCGTCCGGACGTGAAGGTCCAGATCATCGCCGTCACCCACTCGCCGCTCGTGCTCGCCTCGATGGAACCGCTCTTCGACACGGACGAGGATGCCCTCTTCATGTTCGACCTCGTGGGCAGCGAGGTGAAGGTGTCCAAGGCCGACTGGCGTCCTCGGGGTGATGCCAACGCGTGGCTGACCTCCGAGGTCTTCGATCTCAAGGAACCCCGTTCCGTCGAAGCCGAGCGGGCCATCACCGAGGCCCGGGCCGCGCTCAAGAATTCGCAGCTTCCCATCGAGGAGGTGAAGCGGATTCACAACGACCTGTACCGTTTGCTCAAGGACACGGATCCGTTCTGGCCTCGCTGGCTCGCCCGGGCCGAGGCGGCGGGAATCGATCCGTGA